Part of the Pieris brassicae chromosome 5, ilPieBrab1.1, whole genome shotgun sequence genome is shown below.
ATTCACATACTATATAGCTTCTATGGGCTATCAAATAAGGTTAATCATTAACGTATTGCGTGGTTTTGTCTATATTTTACTAACATCAATATTCGgttgaattttatatgttacttattattaatatactcgCTAGTCCGGCGAAGTTGTACCGTTCAACGCGACAttaaattttccatttttttgtAGTTCTGGACGGAGACAACAAACCAAAAAAACTACGGGAATCTATCCAGGCGTTCTAGAGTTATAAGTAAAGAGTTATATTAAGATGAGTACATAAATAACACTTTACTAATGCTTCATACCAAATTAGTTTATGTCTTgtctgttaaaatttaaaattgcaaatGCTTTTTGAGTATGACTGCAAATATAACAGCGTAGCAAcgaatatacataattattaaattaatagaagGCATATCTTAAGTTTTAGGGAAAAaaggaattaataaattaattacctttataaacttatatacaTCAGCATTTACGGCTTTTAAGTCTGTATATCCAATTATTTTTGGAATTAAATGCCTCAGATATGGCATAAAGGTTAATATTCCACCACTCATGTCCACTACTTGGAATGATTTCGTTATTAAATGACACAATAGTGTCAATCGGCCATCGTTCAAATCGTATCTAGAaaagttaaattgtaatagtttCTCAAACAAGATGAATTATGTCAATGtgtttttgaatttaacacattttccctgttaaataatgtgttcaggtaaaaattaatttcacgtCGAATTCATAACCTTCATCGGTTTTTATGAGGCGGGCATTTTGAATTTATGGACGATTTTCTCacctacttaaatatttttctctttctTGTCCTTCTAAGTTTCTATAACCAAGTGCTAAACTTTATGACTTAAAAGTGAGAGATATTTGGAAGCGGTCGCTCCACTCACCTTTGCCCAGCGACTAATTTCCACAAAATATTGACGATAGCAACATCAAGTACGTGATTTACGACAATTGGTATTCCAGCATCTATTTTTCGAAGCTCCACGATTGCTTTAGCTTCCTCGCTTATATTGGCTTCCATAGCTCGTGAGCTGTAGCCAAAGTTCTTTAGATGCTTCAGCACAGCACGCCGTGTTTTTGCCCACGTAGCACCGTCGGAAAAAACGACACCTACGTTTTTTttgagtaaataaaacaaaataacaataatacgCGTTAATATatcaagttatttaaaaatggtttACGTAATCGTTAACACTACACGTTACTGACATACTACAGTAACTTTACTACCGATATACGAAATGAAATTCTCAAAAATTACTAACCCAGCTTCTTTCCGAACGACcttattgtgtaaaaaaatccATCAGGCCTTCCATCAAACACATCTCTAGACAACACCtccttaatatatttcttcccAAACACCACAACAACATTAACTACGCCTAATCGTAAGCCAAGTATTTTTCCATATTTCTTAGACCAATTTTGCCAAACACAATGATGATATTTGTACCTTTTTAAATTCAGCCACACGCTTAATAGATTGCCAATAACCGGTAATATTGGTGGTCctggaaatatttaaatttagaacaaaaAATTACCAGCAAAAACTAATAGTCTTACTAATCCTTTTTTATATGCCGTATAgcaatttaagatttttaaataatcagtaACCTGGTGGAAAATATGCTGGTTTTTGAACGGTCTCCCTTAATATAAACatgattaaaatgaaaattattaacaccCACATCTTAGTTATAGGATTACAGGAATCTTACTGGAGTCCGGATAAACTTAAATCCTTTCTTAACGCTTCTTTCATATTCAAATATGTGTATTGTATTCTGGTAAGTCGAATAATAATGAGTTTTCaatatctatgtatatatgaCGCAACAACCCTTTTTGGGGTTTGGCCGCATACGGCAACCGCTGGTgccgttttcctcacgatcCTTCACCGTTGGAGCAAGTCACTtacatgtaaaatttattgggGCACAGCCGTGAATTGAACGCTCAACCGAAAGGTTGAGAGTAGCATGCTGAACAGCACTGCATATGAATATCGTAAAGTATCGAAAAGTTTAAaactacaatttataaaatgtaagtgtttttcaattattcgtaactataactattaaaatacttttgaatTAATATGGATATATAGACGGAACGGAAcggaaatttatttaaaaaattctatgtCGGTCGGTCCGTTCctggtaaaataaaacaatcccaaaccaaaaatataaatggtgCCAAAACAAGGCACGTTTCCGCGCATGCGTTTAGGTTTCAGTTTGGTTAGACAAAGTTAACAAAACAGTTTGTTAAAAAACGaaacttaatttgtataataattaattttttaagagGATTTTTCGAAAGTAATTACCGATAATGCTCtagaaatttgaattaatgtCTGTTTGTAAGAAAGCCTTCAAGCAATACGATGTTATAAGCTATACATGTTATCtttgtataatttactttgaaataaCGTTTTCATAAATGACCTAGCTGACTAGGCAAACGTTGATTTGgcgttataaatattattaaagtactAATATCGCTATTACATAATGGGGATTGGTGAAAGAAAGGTAAAAATTAGGGTTATatggatttttaatattataaaaatttaacgtaAAAGTTTATTGTCGTATTAATTATAGATACGTTAGTTTGCTACATACGTGCCATCTATAAACCTTATGAGCTATTTGATGTGACTTTAGGCAAGACGACTGACCGAATGAATGAGGTTCTCCAGGCAAGATGACCTCGTAAACAAAACGTCAATTTTTTAAGTCTTTATAATCAttcttaattaatacaaaaactaaatattatttcgaaCAAACTATGACCAAAAGACAACCCAAATCGTCGATTTGACGAAATCAAATGCATCCAACCTCAAGCTTGAAAACTACCAAACCATTCTTAAGTTTTTAAGACATCTGCTGATGTAATGTATTTCTCTGAATTTTCAAaggtataaagaaaatatcataAGACAGCAGTTTGCCCTTTGAAGTAGACAAAGTTCAAGCTATATCTTGATACGCAAATCAAAGACtgtaggtaaaaaaatataatatttatagtgaGTCAAGCATTATTCGTGTTGACAAGTTTGCGTCTGTAATCTACTAAAAAAATcaaggaaaaatatatttatctatattctATTGCAAACAAACATTCACTATTAAGCATAATATGATGCTTATCTTTCAAGCAATCTCTATCAGGGAATCCAAGACCAAACTGGTATCactgaataataaaaagtttgtgCAAAAAATGAACCTTATTTTTATCGATTCACAGCTTCGCACAGAAAGCTGCATTGAAGAATACAATAACACTTATATTTTAGCAATATACCTCACAAGTTTTATTGCTTTATGTAACTGCTTGGAACAAAAAACgtgttttattatacacaacaATTTTGGGGTATTAAAAAAGTCGAAATTTCTAGATTAGTTCATGTATCAGTTTTTTGCCGCACACGccattattgtatatgtaattgaaaataaagctgcaagaatatggtacaaaaaggtggtacaatagtaatttcgcatattctgccatacAATGgtgcgcaaatttgtctttgaaggagttttacattttacagtatttgtaatttaaaataattggtaaattcttatattatttgtatcgtacatatcatatcaaatgttattaaacttatataactacagtgtttcacgcaaataattatttattgagtaatacattttttccatAAGTAATACAataagtcgatttttaaagacacTAGTGgaaagatcttttaattcttttggtaaattattgcaAACCTTAGTAGCCATACGAAAGGTATTTTTTCTAAACAGTTCAAGATCGACTTCTACATTCGACTTAAAAACATTGATGTTTCTGTGCACGAATAAGgacatttcaaaaaataaatacagggaagaaatacaattttgagCTTCTTAAATAAAGGTACGCAACTATGAATACATTTTGCTCCACAAATTTCTCTAATTCATTTCTTTTCAGCCTTAAATACCTTATTAACTTATCATTAAttccattaaattaattataaaacattttctacAAGTCTTGATAAAACCGAATATGATTATTTAGATCCACAAACTAGTCGTTAAAAAGTCGGTAATAGCAATAATTAGTGCCACAGTTTccacttattttaattaccgaATATTACTGGCTGAGTCAAGAACAActtgaagaaaaaacaaactgGTCTGGATGGATGTTAGGTATACGTTCgtgagtttttgttttaaatgacCTTAACTTGTTACAATCGTTTTTTGTAATCGATTAGGCGGGAAACAGGCCAATTCTTAGGCACCTTGAAggtatatattcttatatataaacgATGTTCGATAAGTTTCTTTTCACTTTTATTAAGTGTCTTTAATCTACGAAAGTAATTTCGCCCCTCATTGTGTATGGGCCCTTTAGCAAATGAATTAACGTACCACGACAAAATAATGatgtcaaaaataatgttattgttaGCTGATAcccaaacaaatatataaaaataattaagaggtaaataatgaagttattattgttataaaaatgatgACATCTTTTTCATTTCAGTAATCATGTTTTGATAGTTATATCCATATTCATACCTGccttattaatttactaaaacaatttataatctCCAATACCGGTTGATTGTCTAAAAATGTActgttttttaagttttataattacctATCAAGATacgtatataaaatgttatctaCATTCTCGatctaatttataaacaagtaaataaaaatcattgaagtatttttttcacttAAGTTTACTCcctaattagatttttaataatgtatgttaaaCTAAGCGTTTGATACGTATTTTTATAGCATACtgttaacatattttcttatgGTAACCAAATCCGACGCTTtagacaaattttataatataaatacaaaatatttctgaCTCATTTATACGCGATTGAAGTACTTAGTAGTCGATAATaacgcaataaaaaaaatagaatcaCTCTATTTCCTTAAATAACTATTGACGGTATCAATAACATACACGTACTATTTATAAGGAATTCCTTATAAAtagtacattatattttaaatatatcttattacaccatcctatttctttttatataaagtaaatataattatttttactgtaaCTTGGCTGGACCAGATGCCGCGTGagtttgaaataaaacttccACAAACCAGGTATTTAACGTATAAacaagaaaattgaaaaataatttaattgaagtaAGGTCTCAAAACATAAAGCTTACAAGAACAAATTGAATGTTCGCGCACTATATAAAAGTGGGAGAGACGTGCCGATCGcattatattgtatgttatCGAAGACTGTGGACAGgtcttaaataatttgattgatAAATTGTGAAGTGATGTCGGTCCAAAATATGAATGGAACGAAAGTGAAACCGGCGAAGGAAACATTACCCGAAGTTGAGGTGGAAAGCAATGGAAATGGTCATAAAATGTAAGTTGGCTTTGtgaatattagattttttattagtgaTACAATTacgcaatattatttaatattacaataattatgttaatattggATCTATATCAAGATTTTCTATCGTCTAATTAATCTTTAACTGTGAAATGATAATTactattgtaatttataaaattagtttaaatattaaagctgATGCCCGCCACTTAACTCATTTCTAACACCCTATCATATGTTAGTTCATATGTTATcactaaacataaaatttgttataaattttaattttactatgtCGGTACAAATGATCAATTCTACTCTTGCgtacttgtaataaaacagTAGTTCATGATCGTAGTGAGCAAATAAATAAGGGTTAATTGGATACAAGATTGAATGGCATCTTTGTATTcttatcaataatatatatatacttatttccTTAATGACGAATATACTGCCTTTAAATCGGTATATACACATTCTTGAAATAcagagaaaaattaaaaatattagattataaattgttaaattcaTCACAGAGCCATAAAGCCGTCaaagtttttgaaaaataattgattgaAACGACATGACCGTTTATGTAGTATGCACGGGATATCTCATCACTATTCGTGATGAGGAATCCCGTGCATACTGTTGTCTGCCATTTTTCGACAGACTTTGGTAAAATTTAATGGTGTCATTTAATAGGTCACATAATTACGAAAAAAACATAGAAATATACGTAACTTATTaggttattatataatgagaataattttaaacaattaaaatgtaataaaaattaagaaagagAAAACGTTTTAGTGTGGAAATTAACgcataatatgtttttttaaatgggtTTGGCCTACGGCAGAATTTTTTTAAGCGGACTTTGCACCTCTCGGATCAGAGTGCCTGTCGGAGCCCCGTCGCGgggttattttaattgatgcCCAGCAGAAAAAATAGGTTTCTcgactttttttaatgaaatagtgatgattttatataaaatttcatcaTTCTAATCTTTTGAAAGTTACCAACCTTCCAAGGCAACACCTACAACGCAGGATCACTCTGTAGGCCATTGGCATTTCTTGATGACATGAACTtttcttgtttataaaaaaaaacacgttcTTATTGTTTACATCCTTGAAAACCAGTTCTATGCTGTAAAAGGTACTCTTACGTATATACTTATACGTATGTTATCAGGTAATTACTTTTATGTTACAGTCACTTTAagtttacttaatataattacgatttcaaatataatgcCTACAACGTAAAGGAGTGTGACTTGCATAATAATAGGATAACTaatgcattttaaattaagtaaaatgcTGTAGTTATTATGtgaaaaaacaacaaaaagcTCCTTCCATGTTACAAATAACCGGAGCAAACAGAGCGTTCTGTTCATGACAATGTTCCATTTGAAAATTTGACAGTTTCTCTTCGTAAGATTCTCCATACCTGTACTATATGTTACGGTTCCACGTGGTTTAAGAAGAAAGATTACAACAACAAAACGTTTGAACGTTATCTAATCATGTACTGCGGCAcctaacaaatattaaaagtattcaattatttggtatatagacaaaaaatgcaaatatacTTTGTCGTACATGGCCGACAGAACTGATAGAAATAAtaggaattatttaattaacactttCAGTAAGCCAAATATGTcttaaaggaattttatatgttataaaattaatatttggaCAGAAAAATCGTATAAGGAATTTCCAGGTCTATTAACTCATTTCATGACAAGTCaaatgtaacattttatatcccgtttaaataaaaaagttgttaGTTAATAAACTGTTGTaacagttataaataaacgatCTCGAAGTTTCCTACCTTTGactacattaatttaaattatacaaaaacgagatattttattaataaacgatTAATCATTCattgtattaaatactttactaTAGAATACGATATTTATAGGTACCTgatgaatattttgttatcgttaaatatcaaaaaaaaaaacaaacgaacGCGACCTAGTAAAGAAATTGATTGAAGCAATTAAGTCGTATGTTTTACGTAATTCTTTGAAATGAGGTGGTAAAATAAACAGATCTCTGTACGCGCCTTAGGCTTTAATGATTCTGAGTGATCTTTCTAGATTGGGCCTATGTCTATGCCtggtttataaattgttttcgtATTAATAATCCAAGTAGATGACTTGATGATGATGCCTTGCGACacaatctttataatataacatgtaAGGTAACGATGAACCAGATACACGTTTCtacactaaaaaataaaacggcgtaaaagatatttaatatgtagatgtaaatacaaatacagTAGGTGATATTCATAGGCTTTAAACTTGAATCAAGTATTCGTGTCTTTTTTAGTAATATCATAAATTCTGtcagtaaattatattatatagattaaagATGAAAACTACACTAAGGTTACGTCTTTTATGTTTGTATGGCTTCGCGTATCACAccgtttttaaatttgtctttaagtTTCAATCAAAGAATCGAACGCTCCATAGCCCTTAGGCATACTCtaattttctttcttattaaaaaaaacacttttggcATCCCTTTGACAGGCATGGAAGTATGCATATGTCcattaatgtttattcaaaCTTCTTTTTATGCCCAAAATTTGTTCCATGTTAGGTTTACttgtatgtttgttttatcCACATGTCGGTTATGACTAAAAACTATTTGCTTTCCTAGGTAACTATATACGAGTATAGTTCCGGGCATATTCAAGATACGTGGCACTGACGAAAACTGGTCGTTATTTGTTGttagtaattttagttttggGGGTGTTAATTTCTAGGCCAATGCTTTAATTGCACAAACTAATTCGTTAAGCACGTCTTGTTGCACACAAGCACAGCgctgtttttattatagtaaaatacGAATTATAAAACAGACAAGAAATTAACTTATTCGGATGGAAGATAAAATATCACATCACAAATCTAGCTTGAATTAGgtcttagaataaaaataatcggttacatttatacatagATAACAGCTCTCGTGTTTATCAGCATTTTATAAATCTGAACTGATATGACGAATTATTTTGACCGTTTTTAACCTTGATAAGGTTTTCCAGAATGTCACTGATAAATATCACATAAAAAAGAGACCTTTCATGACATGAAAGATGCTCATGCACATTCACATGGCTAATTTTTTACAgactttaaaaatgaaattctatGTTTGATTCTTCTTCAGAGTCCTTTTCCTctgaagttatttattatcagtGATTAATGATAAATTTCGTAGATTTGTGGATCTTATCCATGCCGGTTTTCCTATAGTGTCATGCGTATGCGTGCGTAAGAAAAAACTATTggtgcaaataaaaaaaaatacttttaatacttTGTTGTTGAATATTGTAATCATTTGATTCTCCTATGATCTTTTCTGGCGATATTTACAATAGCGAAGAATATTTAGCAGGAAAATGggtttttaaatagtaaattctTTAGTCACTTTGCACTTGTAACCAAATCAATCAAACTCAGCTGAttcattgttttgttatatttcaatattggttatttttataaatcgaattattatattttttatttgtcaacAGGTACTCATACGAAATGCTCGAGGAGATTGCAAATTTCCTCTTGACGAAAACAAATATAAGACCAATTATTGGAATAATTTGCGGCTCTGGCATGGGTTCGTATTGGAAAGATGGTACCTATTAATTACTTCCATTATTCTATGAtagattagaaaaaaataattccaatatttttttaatttagttaactAAGATGCTTTTTCCTTCTCCGTGGAAGCAAGTGCATAACATCGAATAAAAACTGCATTGTCATAATATTTGACTGGAAAattgagatttatttatagccaAGTATTTACTAATTACAGTCTTCTGAATTCTATTTCACCAAAGCTTGTGTGTACGTCAATTTAATTCCTAATACGTCATAAAATAATctatcatttttattctattacgTCTACTATTACGAATAGATCATCCCAAGGGTGTTAGTCAAAGATATACTTATTGTTACAAAAATTTGTTAAGTTATCTCCTGGATCTCCCTACTAACCGAACCTATCCGACTGAAAAAGACTCGTTTATCttacataaatattcttttttcaGGATCGTTAGCAGATACTATTACAGACGCTGAACGGATTCCATACGAGGAAATACCAAATTTCCCCACAAGCACAGTAGAAGGCCACCACGGTCAACTTGTATTTGGTCGCCTTGGAGAGGTCCCCGTCGTAGCTATGCAGGGACGATTCCATTATTATGAAGGATATCCTTTATGGAAGGTAAGGTCTACTTGTGAAACGCTTACATGTAATTAATCTAAAACccgtataatttatattatattggcAAGGCACACATTTTacagtaaaattaattcagaAGTTTCTGGATGATACATGACGGCTCCGAGCATAGGGCAGGGCAACAAAagataatacttttaatatatgcaaatatttttgggGCTActgaataaacttaaaatatttttgattaatttaccaCTGAATTAACAAATactagtaatttaaatacgttATTAGAGTATAGAAAAATTAGCCTCatagattaatattattttaaatagttgagaaacaatgtttgtaagaGCAGAAGAGAGAACATTAGCTTGAACGTAGGTatcatcaaattttaataatcaaatgTTGTTTTATAGTAACGTACAGCAGTGATAAATAAACTTGAATTTACTCCAATATATTCA
Proteins encoded:
- the LOC123710010 gene encoding farnesoate epoxidase-like, which codes for MWVLIIFILIMFILRETVQKPAYFPPGPPILPVIGNLLSVWLNLKRYKYHHCVWQNWSKKYGKILGLRLGVVNVVVVFGKKYIKEVLSRDVFDGRPDGFFYTIRSFGKKLGVVFSDGATWAKTRRAVLKHLKNFGYSSRAMEANISEEAKAIVELRKIDAGIPIVVNHVLDVAIVNILWKLVAGQRYDLNDGRLTLLCHLITKSFQVVDMSGGILTFMPYLRHLIPKIIGYTDLKAVNADVYKFIKETIHEHRMTLDVNKPRDLIDSFLIDIMEQKDEFTDEELQVICRDLLEAGVETVNNTAVFMLLHIVLNKDIQTRLQAEIDSETENRSPTLKDRSRMIYTEAVILETLRISSVAAVGIPHMAREDARLGDYIIRKGTFLLLAIHDLHNGDQWKNPEVFKPERFITAEGNLIQSDLLMPFGAGKRRCIGEGLARAELFLFLTHILQKFNLKIPKGDPMPSTEPIDGVTLSAKEFRVIFELRRKK